From a single Nicotiana tabacum cultivar K326 chromosome 8, ASM71507v2, whole genome shotgun sequence genomic region:
- the LOC107777964 gene encoding secretory carrier-associated membrane protein 1, which translates to MAGRYYNDNPFDEEQEMNPFSDEGARGKSQSNYGGGPFYMMNPVSVAPATNSRLSPLPHEPADYDRGATVDIPLDNSKDLKNKEKELQAKEAELRKKEQELKRREDAIARAGIVIEEKNWPPFFPIIHHDIANEIPIHLQNLQYVAFTTLLGLAACLLWNLIAVTVAWIKGQGITIWLLAIIYLISGVPGAYVLWYRPLYRAMRTDSALKFGWFFLCYLFHIGFCIIAAVAPPIFFKGKSLAGILPAIDLLGWNGLVGVFYFIGFAFFCLESLISIWVIQQVYMYFRGSGKAAEMKKEAARSTMMAAL; encoded by the exons ATGGCTGGACGTTATTACAATGACAATCCCTTTGATGAAGAACAAGAAATGAACCCTTTTTCG GACGAAGGAGCTCGAGGAAAGAgtcaatcaaattatggtggcgGTCCATTTTATATGATG AATCCTGTAAGTGTTGCCCCTGCTACAAACTCAAGGCTTTCACCTCTTCCTCATGAACCTGCTGACTATGATCGTGGTGCAACTGTTGACATCCCTCTTGATAATTCAAAG GATCTGAAGAATAAAGAGAAAGAACTTCAAGCTAAAGAAGCTGAACTGAGGAAAAAAGAACAG GAACTGAAAAGGAGGGAAGATGCTATAGCAAGAG CTGGGATTGTCATAGAGGAAAAGAATTGGCCACCTTTCTTCCCCATCATTCATCATGATATCGCAAATGAAATTCCAATCCATCTACAAAATTTGCAGTATGTTGCGTTCACTACATTGTTGG GTTTGGCAGCCTGTCTTCTATGGAACCTTATAGCAGTCACTGTAGCCTGGATCAAAGGACAAG GTATAACTATCTGGCTTCTTGCTATTATCTACTTAATATCGGGTGTCCCAGGAGCCTATGTGTTGTGGTATCGTCCTCTTTATCGTGCAATGAG GACGGATAGTGCACTGAAGTTTGGGTGGTTCTTCTTATGTTATCTC TTTCACATCGGATTCTGCATCATTGCTGCTGTGGCACCTCCAATCTTCTTCAAGGGGAAATCTTTAGC TGGTATCTTGCCTGCAATTGATCTTTTAGGCTGGAATGGTTTGGTTGGG GTATTCTACTTCATCGGGTTTGCATTCTTCTGTCTTGAATCACTAATCAGCATATGGGTTATTCAG CAAGTCTACATGTATTTCCGAGGAAGTGGAAAAGCTGCTGAAATGAAGAAAGAGGCTGCAAGATCAACGATGATGGCAGCACTATGA